The Spirochaeta isovalerica genome includes a window with the following:
- the iadA gene encoding beta-aspartyl-peptidase: MSSITLIENGEVYAPQYLGRKNILIGGETILEIGSSDSRALSGIDINVIDASGKIVIPGFIDGHVHICGGGGEGGFRTRTPEISLSDLTLAGVTSVIGVLGTDGTTRTMSNLIAKANALIEEGISAWVLTGSYQVPVRTVTGSITDDIILIERIIGTGEIALADHRSSHPGLDTLVKVVSDSRLGGILSGKGGIVNVHMGDSSKMTGLLNRLFEETEIPPGQILPTHMNRNPYLFEAAKEYVGKGGYADFTTSTTEQFIKEGEVPAAEALKRMLDEELPVDRITFTSDGQGSLPEFDSQGRFLRLGIGSCRSLGETLQTAVQEFDIDLSVALKPLTANPAAIHKLKGKGELKAGNDADILLLSKESLEIDSVIARGRLMVRGGEPVVKGTFE; the protein is encoded by the coding sequence ATGAGTTCCATTACATTAATTGAAAACGGTGAAGTTTATGCGCCGCAATATCTGGGTAGGAAAAACATATTAATCGGCGGAGAGACAATCCTCGAAATAGGATCCAGCGATTCCCGTGCCCTATCGGGAATTGATATTAATGTAATTGACGCTTCCGGTAAAATCGTGATCCCCGGATTTATCGACGGCCACGTCCATATCTGCGGAGGCGGAGGAGAAGGCGGATTCAGGACCCGTACTCCCGAAATATCCCTGTCCGACCTGACTCTCGCCGGGGTGACATCGGTTATCGGGGTACTCGGAACCGACGGAACCACCCGGACCATGTCCAACCTCATTGCCAAAGCCAACGCTCTGATCGAAGAAGGCATTTCCGCCTGGGTTCTGACCGGTTCCTATCAGGTTCCCGTGCGCACCGTAACGGGCAGCATTACTGACGATATCATTCTTATCGAGCGGATTATCGGAACAGGGGAGATCGCTCTGGCAGACCACCGCTCGTCCCATCCCGGCCTCGATACTCTGGTGAAAGTTGTCTCCGATTCCAGGCTTGGAGGTATCCTCTCGGGCAAGGGGGGGATCGTCAATGTTCATATGGGCGACAGCAGTAAAATGACCGGGCTCCTGAACCGCCTTTTTGAAGAAACGGAAATTCCTCCCGGACAGATCCTTCCGACCCATATGAACCGCAATCCCTATCTTTTTGAAGCGGCTAAAGAATATGTCGGTAAAGGGGGATACGCCGATTTTACCACGAGCACAACAGAGCAGTTTATCAAGGAGGGGGAAGTCCCCGCTGCCGAAGCTTTGAAGCGGATGCTCGACGAGGAGCTTCCGGTTGACCGTATAACCTTCACTTCCGACGGGCAGGGGAGCCTGCCGGAATTCGACTCGCAGGGACGTTTTCTCCGATTGGGAATCGGTTCCTGCCGCTCCCTCGGGGAAACTCTGCAAACAGCCGTTCAGGAATTTGATATAGATCTGAGTGTTGCCCTGAAACCACTGACAGCCAATCCGGCTGCCATACACAAACTGAAAGGTAAAGGAGAGCTGAAAGCCGGTAACGATGCTGATATTCTCTTACTGAGCAAAGAATCTCTGGAGATTGATTCAGTCATTGCCCGGGGCCGGCTTATGGTCCGGGGAGGCGAACCAGTTGTCAAAGGGACGTTCGAATAG
- a CDS encoding DUF2089 domain-containing protein, giving the protein MWSWKAMNIPGKCPSCGGKMTAVKMECHDCGTVMDGRFSPCPVCSLDPEMRELFDLFMHSRGNLKEVQRILQLSYPTVRSRIEGMFAAYEKSDSSKIGRMEILKMLRTGDIDVVEAEKLLRDADK; this is encoded by the coding sequence ATGTGGAGTTGGAAAGCGATGAATATACCGGGTAAATGTCCTTCCTGCGGAGGGAAAATGACCGCAGTGAAAATGGAATGTCATGACTGCGGCACTGTTATGGACGGTAGATTCAGTCCCTGTCCGGTCTGTTCACTCGATCCGGAGATGAGGGAACTCTTTGACCTGTTCATGCACAGCCGCGGGAATCTGAAAGAAGTGCAGAGGATTCTGCAGCTGTCCTACCCTACGGTGAGAAGCCGTATCGAGGGAATGTTCGCCGCCTACGAAAAAAGCGATTCCTCAAAAATCGGGCGGATGGAGATTCTGAAAATGCTCCGGACCGGGGATATCGATGTTGTTGAGGCGGAAAAGCTTTTGCGGGATGCGGATAAATAA
- a CDS encoding sigma 54-interacting transcriptional regulator → MKNKSITLISGSRDTGDSLSEQLQLYLNKEQTFSLIVLDEFCPESVESDLIIFSSRSLEEEAREKINRLKAGRFISGRRTISHKGIDSLVTIPAGTDILFINDDRESAEESIEALKKIGFNQFNYKPCYPPLLETEGIKTAITAGETHLVPPEVSKAYDLGSRVFDYPTLAAILSCLEISPDEIEAPSFRYLKKIVSTSAKVSAYSQKINKLNSQLIMLLEGSGEGILTYDTSGTVLMANENFRSSLTPGLESPVGYRLSEIFDSKELLSFLLKSRKEEGGRFYAGGKHFSVRKTLHENSSTYICSIVFSRGDMEETVHRERVAFDHLIGKSESFSRMKKQAEKLSLSNFNILIEGEKGTGRKLLARAISNSSHRKQQVCQTVRLEALDREQMESEIEALVSDRDEGTVILSEADLLPLDLQKKLLFFLIHTPEKKRIISTVSGDFYKKVESGAFLPELYYKLKESYLYIPPLRDREDDIPLILKAELKKTGVKLKVDRELISYLKSCCWSGNINELINTVRTMSALAETDVLTLACLPEGMIPDQRKYDRELPKASRSVLMAIEQLNKKGIVTGRAKLTILTDKMGERLTEAQIRRILKELTAEDFVRKEKGRYGLFISEKGRQALGTGDSSSKRQFSDFP, encoded by the coding sequence ATGAAAAATAAATCCATTACTCTTATTTCCGGAAGCCGGGATACGGGAGATTCCCTCTCCGAACAGCTGCAGCTCTATCTCAATAAAGAACAGACATTCTCACTGATTGTTCTCGATGAATTCTGTCCCGAATCAGTTGAATCGGACCTGATAATCTTTTCAAGCCGGTCTCTCGAAGAAGAAGCCCGGGAAAAGATAAACCGGTTGAAAGCCGGCAGATTTATCAGCGGACGGAGAACCATAAGCCACAAGGGCATAGACAGCCTTGTGACCATACCGGCAGGAACAGACATTCTCTTTATCAATGATGACAGAGAATCAGCTGAAGAGAGCATAGAAGCTCTGAAGAAAATCGGTTTTAATCAATTCAATTACAAACCCTGCTATCCCCCTCTACTGGAAACGGAGGGAATCAAAACAGCCATAACAGCCGGAGAAACCCATCTGGTTCCGCCGGAAGTCAGCAAAGCCTACGACCTCGGTTCGCGGGTTTTCGATTATCCGACTCTCGCGGCGATCCTCTCCTGCCTGGAAATATCCCCCGATGAAATCGAAGCGCCTTCATTTCGCTATCTGAAAAAAATCGTCAGCACATCGGCTAAAGTGTCGGCTTACTCGCAGAAAATAAACAAGCTGAACAGTCAGCTCATCATGCTGCTCGAAGGTTCCGGCGAAGGCATCCTGACTTATGACACATCTGGAACCGTCCTGATGGCCAACGAAAACTTCCGATCTTCCCTTACGCCGGGATTGGAAAGTCCCGTAGGGTACAGGCTGTCTGAGATATTCGACTCAAAGGAGCTGCTGAGTTTTCTCCTTAAAAGCCGGAAGGAAGAAGGCGGGCGGTTCTACGCAGGAGGAAAGCACTTTTCCGTCAGAAAAACTCTACACGAAAACAGCAGTACCTATATCTGCAGCATCGTTTTTTCCCGGGGAGACATGGAGGAAACGGTTCATCGGGAACGGGTGGCTTTTGATCATCTGATCGGTAAAAGCGAATCATTTTCCCGAATGAAAAAACAGGCAGAGAAACTCTCGCTCTCGAACTTCAATATTCTCATAGAAGGGGAAAAGGGGACAGGCAGGAAGCTTCTGGCCCGGGCCATCAGCAACAGCTCTCACAGAAAGCAGCAGGTCTGTCAGACCGTTCGGCTCGAAGCTCTGGACAGGGAGCAGATGGAAAGTGAAATCGAAGCCCTTGTATCCGATAGAGATGAGGGGACGGTCATACTCAGCGAAGCGGATCTCCTTCCCCTGGATCTCCAGAAAAAACTTCTGTTCTTCCTGATTCACACACCGGAAAAAAAGCGCATTATTTCAACCGTGAGCGGCGATTTCTATAAGAAAGTGGAAAGTGGAGCCTTTTTACCCGAACTGTATTACAAACTGAAAGAGAGTTACCTCTATATACCGCCCTTAAGAGATAGAGAGGATGATATTCCTCTGATTCTCAAAGCAGAGTTAAAGAAAACCGGAGTTAAACTGAAAGTTGACAGAGAGCTTATCTCCTATCTGAAAAGCTGCTGCTGGTCCGGAAATATCAATGAGCTTATCAATACGGTCAGAACGATGTCAGCACTGGCCGAGACAGATGTCCTGACATTGGCATGCCTGCCCGAAGGGATGATTCCCGATCAAAGGAAATATGATAGGGAACTACCAAAGGCTTCCCGGTCAGTTCTTATGGCGATTGAACAGCTTAATAAAAAAGGAATTGTAACCGGACGCGCCAAACTGACAATACTAACGGATAAAATGGGAGAAAGATTAACCGAGGCTCAAATCCGGCGGATTCTCAAGGAATTGACTGCGGAGGATTTTGTCAGAAAGGAAAAAGGAAGATACGGTCTGTTCATATCGGAAAAAGGCAGACAAGCTCTGGGAACAGGGGACAGCTCATCGAAGCGTCAGTTCTCCGATTTTCCCTGA
- the kduI gene encoding 5-dehydro-4-deoxy-D-glucuronate isomerase produces the protein MKMDVRYANHPEDARKYTTEDIRRHFLIEKLFEDDQINLTYSHVDRIIAGGIKPVKEGLKLEAGKEMGVDYFMERREVGVINIGGDGVVVLDGKEYEIKSREGAYIGMGVKEVIFKSSSASNPAKFYLNSAPAHKAYPTTIINLEKAGKVKLGDPANLNVRTIYQFVHPAVCESCQLVMGMTILEPGSVWNTMPCHTHERRMEVYMYFDMAEETRVFHYMGQPDETRHVVMANEQAVISPSWSIHSGVGTSNYTFIWGMCGENKTFDDMDFVDMKDLK, from the coding sequence ATGAAAATGGATGTGCGATACGCCAATCACCCGGAAGATGCCAGAAAGTATACAACTGAGGATATCAGACGGCATTTTCTCATCGAAAAGCTTTTTGAGGATGATCAGATCAATCTGACCTATTCCCATGTGGACAGAATCATTGCCGGAGGAATCAAGCCCGTAAAAGAGGGATTGAAACTGGAAGCCGGTAAGGAAATGGGCGTCGACTATTTTATGGAGCGCCGGGAAGTCGGTGTCATCAACATCGGCGGCGACGGAGTCGTGGTTCTCGACGGGAAAGAGTATGAGATCAAATCCCGGGAAGGCGCCTATATCGGAATGGGGGTGAAAGAAGTCATCTTTAAAAGTTCTTCAGCTTCCAATCCTGCCAAGTTCTACCTGAACAGTGCACCGGCTCACAAAGCCTATCCCACAACAATTATAAATCTTGAAAAGGCCGGGAAAGTGAAGCTCGGCGATCCGGCCAATCTCAATGTGCGGACAATCTATCAGTTTGTTCATCCGGCGGTCTGCGAGAGCTGCCAGCTGGTTATGGGAATGACAATACTCGAACCGGGGAGCGTCTGGAACACCATGCCCTGCCACACCCACGAGAGAAGAATGGAAGTGTACATGTACTTCGATATGGCAGAAGAAACCAGAGTCTTCCACTATATGGGGCAGCCCGATGAAACCCGTCACGTCGTCATGGCCAACGAACAGGCCGTCATCTCTCCCAGCTGGTCCATTCACTCGGGAGTGGGAACCAGCAACTACACCTTTATCTGGGGCATGTGCGGCGAGAACAAGACCTTCGACGATATGGATTTCGTCGATATGAAAGACCTGAAGTAG
- the yfcC gene encoding putative basic amino acid antiporter YfcC → MSSGEKTGKRTWRMPDTYIIIFLVVIFAALLTWLVPVGVFTGTQEAPNGKTVLDPLSYTNLFVESDGELVADPAGVTHTKPIALFEPFGGMGLLNYVFEGLTSGSKWGTAVGIIAFILIAGGSFGIVLRTGAVEAGIMAMIRKTKGKEVLLIPLLFLVFSLGGAVFGMGEEAIPFAMIIIPIVIAMGYDAITGILITYVATQIGFATSWMNPFSVAIAQGVAGVPLMSGAPFRIIMWIFFTAVGIGFTWLYAHRVKKNPQLSVSYKSDDFFREDFREKDSVDMKFSLGHILVLLTVLGAVIWVVWGVVSYGVGNGYYIPSIATVFFIMGLVAAIIGGIFKLNGMTFNDGAAAFRSGASDLVGAALVVGMAKGIILVMGGDSTGDPNILNTILHGMGSVLAGMPEALSAWFMYLFQSVFNFFVVSGSGQAALTMPLMGPLAEIVGVTKQVAVLAFQLGDGFTNLIVPTSGCLMGVLGVARLDWGNWAKFQIKFQGLLALLGTAFIIIAVITGF, encoded by the coding sequence ATGTCCAGTGGAGAAAAGACAGGAAAACGAACCTGGCGAATGCCCGACACGTATATCATTATTTTCCTCGTTGTTATTTTTGCCGCGCTGCTGACCTGGCTCGTTCCTGTAGGTGTTTTTACAGGAACCCAGGAAGCACCAAACGGCAAAACCGTACTCGATCCCTTATCCTACACTAATCTCTTTGTCGAATCGGACGGAGAGCTGGTGGCAGATCCCGCAGGTGTGACGCACACCAAACCGATTGCTCTCTTTGAACCATTCGGGGGAATGGGTCTTCTCAATTACGTTTTCGAAGGTCTCACTTCCGGTTCCAAATGGGGTACGGCCGTGGGTATCATCGCCTTTATTCTCATAGCAGGGGGATCTTTCGGAATCGTTCTCCGCACGGGAGCTGTCGAGGCGGGAATCATGGCCATGATCCGGAAAACAAAAGGGAAAGAGGTTCTGCTCATTCCACTTCTTTTTCTGGTGTTTTCTCTCGGCGGGGCTGTCTTCGGCATGGGGGAGGAAGCCATTCCTTTTGCCATGATAATCATTCCCATCGTAATTGCCATGGGGTACGATGCCATAACAGGTATACTCATCACCTATGTCGCTACGCAAATCGGTTTTGCCACATCGTGGATGAATCCCTTCAGCGTGGCCATCGCTCAGGGTGTCGCCGGAGTTCCCCTCATGTCCGGAGCGCCTTTCAGAATTATAATGTGGATATTCTTCACGGCCGTAGGTATCGGCTTTACATGGCTCTATGCCCACCGCGTCAAGAAGAATCCCCAATTGTCCGTATCCTACAAAAGCGATGATTTTTTCCGGGAAGACTTCAGAGAGAAAGACAGTGTGGATATGAAATTCTCTCTCGGACATATCCTCGTTCTGCTGACTGTTCTCGGAGCGGTTATCTGGGTCGTCTGGGGCGTTGTATCCTATGGAGTCGGAAACGGGTATTACATCCCCTCCATCGCCACTGTTTTCTTTATCATGGGATTGGTCGCAGCTATAATCGGCGGTATTTTCAAGCTCAACGGCATGACCTTTAACGATGGCGCGGCGGCTTTCAGAAGCGGAGCATCGGATCTCGTCGGCGCGGCGCTTGTTGTCGGTATGGCCAAAGGTATCATCCTGGTTATGGGAGGAGACAGCACGGGAGATCCCAATATTCTCAATACCATCCTCCATGGAATGGGATCTGTTCTCGCCGGCATGCCCGAAGCTCTCTCGGCCTGGTTTATGTACCTGTTCCAGTCTGTTTTCAACTTCTTCGTCGTTTCCGGATCGGGACAGGCGGCTTTGACCATGCCTCTCATGGGGCCGCTGGCTGAAATCGTCGGAGTGACCAAACAGGTCGCCGTTCTGGCTTTCCAGCTGGGAGACGGTTTCACAAACCTCATCGTCCCCACTTCCGGATGTCTCATGGGCGTTCTGGGCGTGGCCAGACTGGACTGGGGAAACTGGGCGAAATTCCAGATCAAGTTCCAGGGACTGCTGGCTCTTCTCGGGACAGCCTTCATCATTATCGCCGTAATAACCGGATTCTGA
- the kduD gene encoding 2-dehydro-3-deoxy-D-gluconate 5-dehydrogenase KduD: protein MILDQFNLEGKTAIVTGASRGLGQGIAIALAEAGCHIVGVSTKNSAETEKQVLELGRGYLDLACDLSSTDGLDGVIEKAVEKFGSVDILVNNSGIIRRNEAIDFSEKDWDDVMNVNLKSAFFLAQKAARQMIKQGRGGKIINIASMLSYQGGIRVPSYTSSKSGMKGLTMALANEWAQHGITVNGIAPGYMATDNTQALQDDPVRSKQILERIPVGRWGKPSDLGGAAVFLASPASDYVNGYTIAVDGGWLSR from the coding sequence ATGATACTGGATCAATTTAATCTGGAAGGAAAAACCGCTATCGTGACCGGGGCTTCCCGGGGGCTCGGGCAGGGGATTGCTATTGCATTGGCCGAAGCGGGATGTCATATCGTGGGAGTCAGTACGAAAAACTCCGCCGAAACGGAAAAACAGGTCCTCGAGCTCGGGAGAGGCTATCTCGATCTGGCGTGCGATCTGTCGTCAACCGACGGACTGGACGGCGTCATCGAAAAAGCAGTTGAGAAATTCGGCTCTGTTGACATTCTGGTCAATAATTCGGGAATCATCCGACGGAACGAAGCTATCGACTTTTCCGAGAAAGACTGGGACGATGTCATGAATGTCAATCTGAAGAGCGCCTTCTTTCTGGCCCAGAAAGCGGCCAGGCAGATGATAAAACAGGGACGGGGCGGAAAGATCATCAATATCGCCTCCATGCTCTCCTATCAGGGCGGTATACGCGTTCCCTCCTACACGTCGAGCAAATCGGGCATGAAGGGACTGACCATGGCCCTGGCCAATGAATGGGCTCAGCACGGGATTACTGTCAACGGAATCGCGCCCGGATATATGGCGACCGACAATACGCAGGCTCTCCAGGACGATCCGGTTCGGAGCAAACAGATCCTCGAGAGAATTCCCGTCGGACGGTGGGGAAAGCCTTCCGATCTGGGCGGCGCAGCGGTTTTCCTGGCGTCTCCGGCCTCCGATTATGTCAATGGCTACACCATCGCCGTCGACGGAGGATGGCTGTCCCGGTAA
- a CDS encoding response regulator, with the protein MTTAKVLIVEDEVIVSTDLSRKLNKMGYVVTGCVRYGERALETARETAPDIVLMDVHLKGDMDGTEAAEQITAELDLPVIFMTAFSDEETIARAKKSSPYSYLTKPIRLEEMKINLEMTLYKVNAEKRLKDQELFFRTIADHTYDWETWVGAEGELIYTSPSCLRMTGYRKEQFEADPDLLYSIMEPADGLDPVPEFKAHRHDKSKKMVMEFSLKKADGSIIWVEHICQPVFSFEGRYLGRRASNRDITERKTAEKAREELIGELQQAMESIKTLNGLLPICSHCKKIRDDEGYWNQVETYVSKYTGAEFSHGLCPDCAREIYPKYFHDGGDQGKSEN; encoded by the coding sequence GTGACAACAGCAAAGGTATTAATTGTCGAAGATGAAGTGATTGTCAGCACCGATCTGAGCCGGAAACTCAATAAAATGGGGTATGTCGTAACAGGCTGTGTCCGCTATGGAGAAAGAGCTCTAGAAACGGCCCGCGAGACAGCGCCGGATATCGTCCTGATGGATGTCCATTTAAAGGGAGATATGGATGGTACCGAAGCGGCGGAACAGATTACCGCCGAACTTGATCTGCCGGTTATATTTATGACGGCATTTTCCGATGAGGAAACCATTGCCCGCGCTAAAAAAAGCAGCCCCTATTCCTATCTGACAAAACCCATTCGCCTTGAAGAGATGAAAATCAATCTTGAAATGACTCTTTACAAAGTGAATGCCGAAAAGAGGCTGAAAGATCAGGAACTCTTTTTCCGGACGATCGCTGATCATACTTATGACTGGGAAACCTGGGTCGGAGCGGAAGGAGAGTTGATTTATACATCGCCCTCATGCCTCAGGATGACCGGATACAGGAAGGAGCAGTTCGAAGCAGACCCCGATCTTCTTTATTCCATAATGGAGCCCGCTGACGGTCTGGATCCGGTACCGGAATTTAAAGCCCACCGTCATGATAAATCAAAGAAAATGGTTATGGAATTTTCTCTTAAAAAGGCTGACGGCAGTATAATATGGGTGGAGCATATCTGTCAGCCCGTATTCTCTTTCGAAGGCAGGTATCTGGGGCGGAGAGCAAGCAACAGGGATATCACCGAGAGAAAAACCGCCGAGAAGGCCAGAGAGGAACTGATCGGCGAACTGCAGCAGGCTATGGAGAGCATAAAAACCCTGAACGGTTTACTGCCCATATGCAGCCACTGCAAGAAGATCCGTGACGATGAGGGGTACTGGAATCAGGTCGAGACATATGTGAGCAAATATACCGGAGCCGAGTTCTCTCATGGTTTATGCCCCGACTGCGCCAGGGAGATCTACCCGAAATATTTCCACGATGGGGGAGATCAGGGAAAATCGGAGAACTGA
- a CDS encoding PAS domain S-box protein, with protein sequence MKGKIFLFTLFLLAGFSLYPENISSVLSQAEQDWLQDHNEILFVSQTDYPPFEFKGEEDSSDGMSIELIRWIATEFGFKARFRHMSFQQAQEAVLNREADALTSLFYSEKRDERFDFTPLTWEVPALIFVQSDRPDIRSLEDLRNRRVAMQRGDYAEEYLLQKGITATILPTDTFAEAVNLVIAGKADAVIGDKQIVLYHLFSSNLMDKVKSVGDPLYIGQNSIAVVEGNSLLQSILKEGVILARENGIFDKIDRKWTGVRYSDSRTWLEKNQTFLIIAMISILIIMGLIIFWILQLRSLVAKRTDELKRNELHLQSLFDSVPDLLWLKDSKGKYLKCNNRYRQFLGLDESRIRGKTDHDFFSKDKADLYSEYDRIAMEKGEASYIANIQYKNDGHGETVEVIKNSLHDEKGNLVGILSIAHDITERLEAETFLDTIVENIPNMIFVKDAETLRFIRFNKAAERIVGYSAEELKGKNDYDFFPRDEADFFTRKDREALERTEITDIAEEPIQSRDGQTKILHTQKISIRNKEGKPVYLLGISEDITERKQIENEMRKTLKEKEILLKEVHHRVKNNLQVVSSLLSLQSEKTKDLQALEAFAEAENKVKSMSLVHEILYKSENFDRIPIRKYLENLMNHLREMYVGRNIDIAMNAEDIDIQLENAVSCGLIFTELLSNSYKHAFGESESGSVKIEVRRIPEGKIQAEVSDNGCGLPDDFNPDVTASMGIRLIIDLIEGQLEGEWSVKKDKGTVWIFTWPNG encoded by the coding sequence ATGAAAGGCAAAATATTCCTGTTTACACTCTTTTTACTGGCGGGCTTTTCTCTCTATCCGGAAAATATCTCATCTGTTCTGAGTCAGGCGGAACAGGACTGGCTGCAGGATCATAATGAAATCCTCTTTGTCAGCCAGACCGATTATCCTCCTTTTGAGTTCAAAGGGGAGGAGGATTCCAGCGATGGAATGAGCATCGAGCTGATACGGTGGATTGCGACGGAATTCGGTTTTAAAGCCCGATTCCGTCATATGTCTTTTCAACAGGCTCAGGAAGCTGTGCTCAATAGAGAAGCCGATGCGCTGACAAGCCTTTTCTACAGTGAAAAACGCGATGAAAGATTTGATTTTACACCTCTTACCTGGGAAGTTCCGGCGCTGATTTTCGTTCAGAGCGACAGACCCGATATCCGGTCCCTGGAAGACCTGCGGAACAGGCGGGTGGCCATGCAGCGGGGAGACTACGCGGAGGAATATCTATTGCAGAAAGGGATCACAGCTACGATCTTGCCAACCGATACTTTTGCCGAAGCCGTCAATCTGGTAATCGCTGGAAAAGCCGATGCGGTCATAGGTGATAAGCAGATCGTTTTGTATCATCTTTTCAGCAGCAATCTCATGGATAAAGTCAAATCGGTAGGCGACCCTCTGTATATCGGCCAGAATTCCATAGCCGTTGTCGAAGGCAACAGTTTGCTTCAGTCTATTCTCAAAGAAGGGGTCATACTGGCAAGGGAGAACGGAATATTTGATAAGATCGACCGGAAATGGACCGGTGTCCGCTACAGCGATTCCCGGACATGGCTGGAAAAGAACCAGACGTTTCTGATCATCGCCATGATTTCGATTCTGATCATCATGGGTCTTATCATCTTCTGGATCCTGCAGCTGAGAAGCCTTGTCGCGAAGCGAACCGATGAACTGAAAAGAAACGAATTGCATCTCCAGTCTCTCTTCGATTCCGTCCCCGATCTGTTATGGCTGAAAGACAGCAAGGGGAAATATCTGAAATGTAATAACAGATACCGTCAATTCCTGGGTCTCGATGAAAGCCGGATCAGGGGAAAAACGGACCATGATTTTTTCAGTAAGGATAAAGCGGATCTTTACTCGGAATACGACAGAATCGCAATGGAAAAAGGAGAAGCATCCTATATCGCCAATATTCAGTACAAGAATGACGGCCACGGTGAAACTGTCGAAGTTATTAAAAACTCCCTTCACGATGAAAAAGGGAATCTGGTCGGCATTTTAAGCATTGCTCACGATATTACAGAGCGTCTGGAAGCTGAAACCTTTCTCGATACCATAGTAGAGAATATACCCAACATGATATTTGTCAAAGATGCCGAAACGCTCCGGTTCATTCGTTTTAACAAGGCCGCCGAAAGAATTGTGGGATATTCCGCCGAAGAGCTGAAAGGGAAAAACGATTATGATTTCTTTCCCAGGGATGAAGCGGATTTTTTTACCCGTAAGGACCGTGAAGCTCTGGAGCGGACAGAAATCACCGATATTGCCGAAGAGCCGATACAATCGAGAGACGGTCAGACCAAAATCCTCCATACACAGAAAATCTCCATCCGCAATAAAGAGGGAAAGCCTGTCTATCTTCTGGGAATTTCCGAAGATATCACCGAGCGGAAACAGATTGAGAATGAAATGCGCAAAACTCTGAAGGAAAAGGAAATCCTTCTCAAGGAAGTTCATCACAGAGTTAAGAATAACCTTCAGGTTGTGTCCAGCCTGCTAAGTCTTCAATCGGAAAAAACAAAAGATCTTCAGGCACTGGAAGCCTTTGCCGAGGCGGAGAACAAAGTCAAATCCATGTCTCTCGTTCATGAAATCCTCTATAAATCGGAAAATTTTGACAGGATACCAATCAGGAAGTACCTGGAAAACCTGATGAATCATCTGAGAGAGATGTATGTGGGGCGGAATATTGATATTGCCATGAATGCGGAAGATATCGATATACAGCTGGAAAACGCTGTATCCTGTGGTCTGATTTTCACGGAACTGCTTTCAAATTCCTACAAACACGCTTTTGGGGAAAGTGAGAGCGGATCGGTAAAAATCGAAGTGCGCCGTATTCCGGAGGGTAAGATTCAAGCTGAAGTTTCCGATAATGGATGCGGGCTACCTGATGATTTTAACCCCGATGTAACCGCATCCATGGGAATCCGTCTGATTATTGATCTGATCGAGGGACAACTGGAAGGGGAGTGGTCCGTCAAAAAAGATAAGGGAACGGTCTGGATCTTTACCTGGCCCAATGGATGA